A single genomic interval of Nonomuraea rubra harbors:
- a CDS encoding cytochrome P450: protein MPRGLPRATLLESLRLAAALVPPGTPHLTRGGDPLRARTLLATLESRYGGRPVLVRGPHVRALLVLSKRDALRVLSEDDDAYAATLDERPFGLPTDVLRPRFIEIARQEAAKLTEGVVDHARLNACWQRVARRCVYGDGAAGDEELTRLLEGVTRAGRWRARRRQEILSGRYDARIIDHLRRAEPGSLAGLIAETPENESRALMHAAFWLMGLGSTAAGLTQTLALLAAHPAHRKAARKDPEHLRACLREGLRLWPPVPALARVTTAETEWYGSVLPAGTTVLVPVAAHQRSRRLPYANTFAPEIWLDGTAAGEWWARPGCGGMHLTLAVGTAFLGAVLSAARPKPVGRLISQHRPLPHTIDLARLRVAMRPLRRDPPGG from the coding sequence GTGCCTAGGGGCCTGCCCAGGGCCACCCTGCTGGAGAGCCTGCGCCTGGCGGCCGCGCTCGTCCCGCCGGGCACGCCGCACCTGACCCGCGGCGGCGACCCGCTGCGGGCCCGCACACTGCTGGCCACCCTGGAGTCCCGGTACGGCGGCCGGCCCGTGCTCGTCCGCGGCCCGCACGTCCGCGCCCTGCTGGTCCTGTCCAAACGCGACGCCCTGCGCGTGCTGTCCGAGGACGACGACGCCTACGCCGCCACCCTGGACGAGCGCCCGTTCGGCCTGCCCACGGACGTGCTGCGGCCGCGCTTCATCGAGATCGCCAGGCAGGAGGCCGCCAAGCTGACGGAAGGCGTGGTGGACCACGCGCGGCTCAACGCCTGCTGGCAGCGCGTGGCCAGGCGCTGCGTCTACGGCGACGGCGCGGCCGGCGACGAGGAGCTCACCCGGCTGCTGGAAGGCGTCACGCGGGCCGGCCGGTGGCGGGCCAGGCGGCGCCAGGAGATCCTGTCCGGGCGCTACGACGCCCGCATCATCGACCACCTGCGCCGCGCCGAGCCCGGCAGCCTGGCCGGGCTGATCGCCGAGACGCCGGAGAACGAGTCGCGCGCGCTGATGCACGCCGCGTTCTGGCTGATGGGGCTGGGCTCCACCGCGGCGGGCCTGACGCAGACCCTGGCGCTGCTCGCCGCCCATCCCGCCCACCGCAAGGCCGCCCGCAAGGACCCGGAACACCTGCGGGCGTGCCTGCGCGAGGGCCTGCGCCTGTGGCCGCCGGTGCCCGCCCTGGCCCGGGTCACCACCGCCGAGACCGAGTGGTACGGCAGCGTCCTGCCCGCCGGCACCACCGTGCTCGTGCCCGTCGCGGCGCACCAGCGCAGCCGGCGCCTGCCGTACGCGAACACGTTCGCGCCCGAGATCTGGCTGGACGGCACGGCGGCCGGCGAGTGGTGGGCGCGTCCCGGCTGCGGCGGCATGCACCTGACGCTCGCCGTCGGCACCGCCTTCCTCGGGGCCGTGCTGAGCGCGGCCCGCCCCAAGCCGGTCGGGCGGCTGATCTCCCAGCACCGGCCGCTCCCCCACACGATCGATCTCGCGCGGCTGCGGGTGGCCATGCGGCCCCTCCGGCGGGACCCTCCTGGGGGCTAG
- a CDS encoding serine/threonine-protein kinase, producing the protein MGRSAGTPLQPEDPPAIGPYELISRLGSGGMGVVYLAKAADGSRVALKAIRRDYTADPVYRARFHEEVSNARKVASFCTARVLDHGEDRGVLYLVTEYIDGISLEDHLIEHGALSPSVLHAAAVGVAAALTAIHAAGLVHRDLKPANVMLTLAGPRVIDFGLARSTHVHSRHTNAGMVMGTPGWIAPEQVFEGVSSPAGDVFAWGSLIAYAGLGGHPFGEGDAYVMAARARQAPPDLRGLPAPLDRLVAAAIHPDPARRPAARQLLLELVEASDEPAAQLAATKHLTNAWNPSEFGPLMPPPDRTGHGPRPPRHPEQHRAPQPPPAERTGPTPGMSHAPSPAERTGPGLGMGHAPSPAERTGAGSGMGHAPSPAERTGPTPGAGRGPQGAPGGSHVPQPPPAERTGPTPMPGRAPSPAERTGPAPGSSRGPQPRGAGRGPLPHQTGQMPLAPPTGQAPPHTGQAPHHSTTGQGPLPDPSATGQGRLPGYRPARPKRGVFAGCLTALVIAVVLMVVLLAVLAWLFRSPAVGEDGPVQDGKLRFAVTSAKCPKPAKAAAERTCQIGVQIRNVGEEARVLYPGQQKLIDEDDELHGGTKLLDQGGKEITPIRIEAGASFTGALVFELPKELEPVGLEVHDSGLSAGARLNLP; encoded by the coding sequence TTGGGGCGCTCCGCAGGCACTCCTCTTCAGCCGGAAGATCCGCCGGCGATCGGCCCCTACGAGCTGATCAGCCGTCTCGGCTCCGGCGGCATGGGGGTCGTCTATCTCGCCAAGGCCGCCGACGGCTCGCGGGTGGCGCTCAAGGCCATCCGGCGTGACTACACCGCCGACCCCGTCTACCGGGCGCGCTTCCACGAAGAGGTGTCCAACGCCCGCAAGGTGGCCTCGTTCTGCACGGCGCGCGTGCTCGACCACGGCGAGGACCGGGGCGTGCTCTACCTCGTCACCGAGTACATCGACGGCATCTCGCTGGAGGACCACCTCATCGAGCACGGCGCGCTGTCGCCGTCGGTGCTGCACGCCGCCGCCGTCGGCGTGGCCGCCGCGCTGACCGCCATCCACGCCGCCGGGCTGGTGCACCGCGACCTCAAGCCGGCCAACGTGATGCTGACGCTGGCCGGGCCGCGGGTGATCGACTTCGGCCTGGCGCGCTCGACGCACGTGCACTCCCGGCACACCAACGCCGGCATGGTGATGGGCACCCCTGGATGGATCGCTCCCGAGCAGGTCTTCGAGGGGGTCTCCAGCCCGGCGGGCGACGTGTTCGCGTGGGGGTCGCTGATCGCGTACGCGGGGCTGGGCGGGCATCCGTTCGGCGAGGGGGACGCGTACGTGATGGCGGCCAGGGCCCGCCAGGCGCCGCCGGACCTGCGGGGGCTGCCCGCGCCGCTGGACCGGCTGGTCGCGGCGGCCATCCACCCCGACCCGGCGCGGCGGCCCGCGGCCCGGCAGCTGCTGCTGGAGCTGGTGGAGGCCTCCGACGAGCCGGCCGCGCAGCTCGCCGCCACCAAGCACCTGACCAACGCGTGGAACCCGTCGGAGTTCGGCCCCCTGATGCCGCCACCCGACCGCACCGGCCACGGCCCGAGACCGCCCCGCCACCCGGAGCAGCACCGCGCACCCCAGCCACCACCCGCCGAACGCACCGGCCCCACGCCCGGGATGAGCCACGCGCCCTCCCCCGCCGAACGCACGGGCCCCGGTCTGGGGATGGGCCACGCGCCCTCTCCCGCCGAACGCACGGGAGCCGGGTCGGGGATGGGCCACGCACCTTCACCCGCCGAGCGCACCGGCCCTACGCCGGGGGCGGGCAGGGGGCCGCAGGGCGCGCCCGGGGGGTCGCACGTGCCGCAGCCGCCGCCCGCGGAGCGGACGGGGCCGACGCCCATGCCCGGGCGCGCGCCGTCGCCGGCCGAGCGGACGGGGCCGGCGCCCGGCTCCTCGCGCGGGCCGCAACCGCGGGGCGCGGGCCGGGGGCCGTTACCGCACCAGACCGGCCAGATGCCGCTCGCGCCCCCGACCGGCCAGGCGCCGCCGCACACCGGCCAGGCGCCACACCACTCGACCACCGGCCAGGGGCCGCTGCCCGATCCTTCGGCCACCGGCCAGGGGCGGCTGCCCGGCTACCGGCCGGCCAGGCCGAAGCGGGGCGTGTTCGCGGGCTGCCTGACCGCGCTGGTGATCGCCGTGGTGCTCATGGTGGTGCTGCTGGCCGTACTGGCGTGGCTGTTCCGCTCGCCCGCCGTCGGCGAGGACGGCCCCGTGCAGGACGGCAAGCTGCGCTTCGCCGTGACGAGCGCCAAGTGCCCCAAGCCCGCCAAGGCCGCGGCCGAGCGCACGTGCCAGATCGGCGTGCAGATCAGGAACGTCGGTGAGGAGGCCAGGGTGCTCTACCCCGGCCAGCAGAAGCTCATCGACGAGGACGACGAGCTGCACGGCGGCACCAAGCTGCTCGACCAGGGCGGCAAGGAGATCACGCCGATCCGCATCGAGGCCGGCGCGTCGTTCACCGGCGCGCTGGTGTTCGAGCTGCCCAAGGAGCTCGAACCGGTCGGGCTCGAGGTGCACGACTCCGGGCTGAGCGCGGGAGCCCGGCTCAACCTCCCGTAG